CTTACTTTCCATCTCTGTGTTCTTGATCGATTTTTTCACTCTTTCGAATCTTGTATTGCAGATTGCTTTCACGAGGAAGAAGGATTTCGGGAAAGAGCAACGTGAGCTCAAATGGGCGCACGCTCAGAGGACCCTCCACGGCCTGCAAGTACCGGACACCAAACTGTTCAGTGAAACCAACAACTTCTCCGAACTCAATCAGTTGGCCGAGGAAGCAAAGAGGAGAGCTGAGATTGCAAGgtaatatataatttagtttcAAAATGCCATTGTCAACAATCCGACGTTTCTGATCCCATATAATGCAGGTTAAGGGAGCTTCATACGCTGAAAGGTCACGTGGAATCAGTGGTGAGGTTGAAAGGTCTCGATATAGATACGATCCAGCAAGCCTACACGGTGTGAGGAAAGGGGAAGCTGCATGTTGACGATGGGTGCAATGAATTAGAGCTTTGATTCGAGGTATTATATCACCGTTTAATCTGAGGGATGATTCATTTTGCATCCTGCACAAGTGTATTTTTCACAGCTCTGCATATTTGATTACTACTTTTAGAAGTGAATGTTGATAAATGATGAAGGAGATCTAGTTTCGTGCTTACAAGAAGCTGTTTTTGAGGCAGTGCTGCTACAAACCTTCAATATTGCTGTCTTTGTGTACATGGGAATATCAGAGTAGGagattcttcaatttcttgaaatcCTTCACGTTTCCTTGTTCACAAATCACTTTTAGAATTCATTCTAAATTCTCTACTTTAGGCTAAATACTCAAATAACTATCatgatttttttcaattatatatatatcatcaacTATAGTGCTTGACAAAATAATACCTAAATTatggtcctcacttaagtgaagtgacccgggttcgatccctcttaggagcgaattggagattggagatataaggtggatttggtgaatggagagataaggtggttcttggagtggatggagaactaattactaacatctaacatgactttgcccgatcaaaaaaaaaaaaaaaaaaaaaaaaattatgcaaatCTACCCTGGGATAAACTTCTGAACGCCTGGAATTGGAGTTAGGATCATCAGAAATTTGATATGGACTATAAAAATTTCTTGTACAGTTGTATGTGAACTTTTGCGGTTGCCAAGGAAATTTCCGACGATCCATCTCTACTTTGGGTATTGAAAAAGTGTTAAATTGTACCAAAGAATAGATTTGTGCAATTTCCTATAATTTGGGGCACTTACTGATCAAGCTCGATAATTCAGGACAGAATCGAAAAAATGTAGTACTCTCTCGATACACAAAATAGGTTTTAattgccattttttttaatccacaGAAACATGTTTAAGCCTTTCACACTAactttttctaattattttttttctttttaatttgtgaATCGTTTCTCCATtccctaaataaataaataatttttaaaaaactcATGCCGCCTTTTCTTATGATCTATTTTCATGGATTGaagaaattgtaaaaaataaagtaGAATCAAGTTGAGTGAGATTTGTTAGTGGTTATATTCAAGAAAATGCCAAGATAGATTTTGTTTCATGAAAtctcaaaaatcaaaaatcgaCATAGAAGATCTGAATTACTGCATCTCATCTAGtaccaggggcggagccaggggggtgcccggggggctagagcccccccccccccccaaattttgaaaaaaaaaaaaaaaattttttttaataatatgtctaaaaatgttgttattattattattattatatttgtattttaataaaaaaatgtctaaaatgtattgaatgcccccaaaaaaaattttagcaaatgttttgaactatattatctatgaaaatgttgttattattattattattatatttgtattttagtaaaaaatgtctaaaatgtattgaatgcccccaaaaaaatttttagtaaatgttttgaactatattatctatgaaaatgttgttattattattattattattatatttgtattttagtaaaaaatgtctaaaatgtattgaatgcctccaaaaaaaattttagtaaatgttttgaactatattatctatgaaaatgttgttattattattattatatttgtattttagtaaaaaatgtctaaaatgtattgaatgcccccaaaaaaaaatttagtaaatgttttgaactatattatctatgaaaatgttgttattattattattatatttgtattttagtaaaaaatgtctaaaatgtattgaatggccccaaaaaaaaaattccgggGGAACCCCCATTACAGTTCagcccccccaaaaaaaatcctggctccgccactgtcTAGTACGATtacatctccctctctctattGATCGGCAAAGTCAGAGTAGATAGATGATCCTTGGCTCTATCACGACACGAATTCCAAGACATTTTAAAGATTCATCAAAGATGACATCCTAGTAGGAGGTTATCACGCAGAATGATGATCGAGTTTCTTGGTCTCCATctcggcggcggcgccgccatcTGCAGCGCCCTTGTACCTATACCAGGTGGCGCAGACGAGAAAGTAACAGAAATTGAGAGCGCAGAGCACGGCAACCAGGTAGTAGAAGTAATCGAGCCTGCCCTCGTTGAGATCCTCCGGCAGCCAGTTCCCCGTGGCATCCCCGGCCGTCATCCTATGCACCGTCGATATGAGAAAGCTGTAGGCGTAGTTGGACGCGGCGCTTCCCAAGAAGAAAAACGCCCCGGCGATGCTCCGCATATTCTCCGGGAACTGCTTGTAGTAGAACTCCAGCTGCCCGATCGCGTTGAACGCCTCCGCCAAGCCCCCCAGCGCCAGCTGCGGCACCAGCCACATCGCCGACATGGGCGACGCGCCGCTCAGCGCAGCCTCCCGCCGGCGCCGCTCCACCAATGCCCCGACGAGGGACTCGATGATTGTGATGAAGAGGCCGATGCCTATTCTCTGAAGGACGGTGATGCGGGCGCGGTTTTTGAGGAGGCGGTCGTAGAGGGGAACCCAGAGGGTGATGGTGAGCATGGCGAAGATGACGTAGGAGGCGGCGGGGATCTCGAAGGAGGTGGTGCCGAGGCGGCGGTCCGATTGGAGGGCTTGGAAGACCACGTATTGCTGCTGGGCGCCGATGTGGTAGAGCACGGCGGTGAGGGACACCGGGATGACGCGGAGGATGCATTTGGCTTCTTCCACTTGCTGCATGCTGCACAGCCGCCATGGCATTGCAGCCGACCCTTCTGGGTTTATCTTGTCATCTGCACTTATGATTGCAGCTTTGTCCAGGAATCTACACACccaacatcaaaatcaaatgctaataattaattttaatacaataaatacttgtaaaatttaattacaatactagaaattgaaattgaaattgagagggaggaaaaaaagaaaaaggatgaAACAATAAAATGGTACGAATAGTAGTATATAACACTCCAACAACTTATTTTGATAAGGTTCCAACAACTTATAATATATTTCAAAAGCTTATAATTAAGATATatatttcaagagcttataattaagatgtagtttctcaaaagcttataaattgttaaaatatttGGATAAGATAAGCtaaatagagagaaaaaaaaatcgaagataGATGAGTATATGAGAAAAACAAcaaattatagttgaataatatttataaaataattattgcatataagattataaaaaaataaattagaaatagaAAAACTTATTTTATTAAACACTTTGagggaacttataagctcagcgAAAAACACACATGCTATGAGATACTATATCCCGCTTATCATGCCTACTACTATTTTACaactaatatttattataaaataaaaaaatattactatatcCGTCTATTAaagaactttcaattttttttttgggaagtCCATAAAAAAACTTCATACCTATTATTGAActataattataacataattcaCCACTTTAATATattcaataatattttcttcactcacaatatactaATCGGTCCTTTTTATATGTGCttaatcaaaataaaagtaTTACAATAAAATTTAGAATCATGATATTttttcactctcaatacactcatcGATCTTTAGAATATTTTGTATGTGCTTAATCAAAACGAAAGTACTACACTTAAATTTAGAATGATGGGCTATTTCCTTTataaaacgaaaaagaaaaaagaacagGAATGATGGGCCGATGTCAGCGATCAATATGCATTATGGAGGCACTTTTTGACATAGCAAACCAATATGATGCTCCTCTATACTATCACATTAACCTTATGAGATATTATGTTACGATAATGCTACAAAATGAAACACCAATGCCGCCATCTTTGAAACAATGATTGCAGTAATATTTAGTGGCGCactttcaaaatataaaaaaaaggaaaataagtactccctccgtcccaaacgaaatggcctatttcttttcgacacggagattaagaaatgtgtataaagtagataaagtgggttggtggaaattatttaaatattaagtatagagagagaatgtattgccaaaaaagaaaacatgacatttcatttgggacagcccaaaaagaaaaacaggacatttcgtttgggacggagggaatatgtctttttaaatttaagaaaatttaaatactCAAGAGAAATAATTTGCATTGCAAAGTCAATTGCAATAATGCATGATGTGCTGTGACCATGAGCCTGCGAGCTAAGTTTGAATTGGTCATACAAGCATATCTATAGTATATAGTGATAGAAAAGCCATTATTTTATATGCAAATGCTCCAAACTCTGTTACAAATTAAAACTTACAACCCTACCtaatcaatataaataaaaaattaatggttAATTGTTATACATAGTAGGTGACTAAGGTGAGTATAAAataaagatgagttttttttttttttttttttttttttttttttttttttgatcgggcaaagtcatgttagatgttagtaattagttccccatccactccaagaaccaccttatctctccattcaccaaatccaccttatatctccaatctccaattcgctcccaagagggatcgaccggtggccagtgggctaagccccctggttaaaTAAAGATGAGTTAATTTACACACTTTAACATTAAAGTGATCCCAACACCTGTATCGTTCTCGTGCTTGTTTAAGATTCATTCattcaactttattttcttttgttaagAAAGAAAATTATCTCTATATATGGCATTGGGTGACCTACATTATGCTACTATAGTATTATTATTGCCATTATTATTTGAAGATATGAAATTGACATCTGAAATGCGGAGTAAATTTAAACCAAGTGAAGACGAAATAGGAATTTAACGGTCACAAAACGCTGACCTCATACGAATCCTTTTCATCACTCAAGAAGTTAAACTCAGAATTGCATATTCATAATTCATCCCATTTTTTAATTGGATGCTATTTCTCAATTCTCACCAATTCCTATCTAACATAATTCTGTGACAACTAATTAAAGATTTTGCTAAAGAAGTTATGAAAAAGAAACAGTTGATGAATTACCTGAACTGATCAGTGTAGGGCAGCTTGGTATTGAGAGACTTAGGCGGCGTATAGCTGAACAAGCTGATCCACGGCTGCTCCGGCGAGCTCAGGCGCCTCTTCCTGGCGGCGGCCACGGCCACCTGAGCCAAACTGGCGAGGGGGCTCCCCTCCGGCAGCACCTTCACATACATCTTGGAGGCCACGAAATAGAGGAAACACGAGACGAACATGAAGATGGCCGGGATGGCGAGCCCGATCGACCAGCTCACGTTGGACTGCACGTACACGACGAGCGTCACCGACACTATCTCCGCGAACGTCACCGTGAAGTAAtaccagttgaagaagctgtCGATCCCCCTCTTCCCGGACTCCGTCTTGGGATTGAACTGATCCGCGCCGAACGCCAGGTTGCACGGCCTAATGCCGCCGGCTCCTACCACCATCAGGCTGAAGCCCAGCACTAGGAACGCCATCTGCCCGGCATCCGCCCCCACACAGCTACCACCGGGGTTGTCGCAGTGCGGTGGGTGGAGGTTCCGGAACACCGCCGTGAGACTCACCACCAACAAGCCCTGCGCAAAGTTTTTGTTGATCAAGGTTTTTCTCCATAGGGATAAAATTGGATTCTAGATGCACCAACATTCATCCAATTCTGATTAATGCCATTATGATCCAACTACATCGTTTAGTACGTTGGTTTGTTTAAGTCATGCAGCGTCCACCTCAACATCAATTTGAGGCAATTGACAAGGGtgtgaaaaaatcaaaataaggcAGAATTTTTATACGAGAGAGTTGCTAGTCTAGTTTGATTACGCACAAGCAAGGAGGCGACGGAGCCATATCCGAGGGTCTTGTAGCGACCGAGGTAGGTGTCGCTGAGGTAAGCTCCGAGCAAGGTGGCGAGGTTGGTGGTGCCGTTGAAGATGTTGACAACTGAAGTTGCGGAGATGCGTTTCATGTTGAAGACTGTGGTTAGATACACTTGGAGATTCGACAGCGTGCCGATTGCTCCCAATTTTTCGAATGTTTCATTTCCTGCCATAATATATATCATCAACTACTTTCAAgaattaatgaaaataaatgTATGTGCTTACCGATGATGAAAGGCATCACTTTGAGGCCTCTGTAGTTGATCTCAGCTTCATCATCGTCATGATCGAGTGTTGGAACCTCCAGCTCTGtgttttctttctctttcgTCTCCATTTTTTCACACTTAGTTTGAAAAAGATGcactattatatatttttttttttggtaaagactattatatataaatggtgttttttttttcacctaCTGTTTGATTGTTAGTTTAAGTTTAAGgcatgtaattaaatatatatgggGGGTTGTAGCTGGAGAATTAATGAAGTGGTTTTTTCAATGATTGTTGTTCGTCAACGAGATTGGATTACTCCATTATTACTTAATAATAATAGTGCTATATTTCTTCGTTATTTTTCATTCGGATAAAGGGTGCTTGAAAGTACATACATTTgtttcaaagaaaaagaaagtgcATACATTAGAGTAATAATTATATGTATTTTGATGTTGATATTGTCCTTTCATGTTCATGATTAATTTGTATTTATTCtactattataaatattaaatgacTGGACCGATGCACTAATATTTATAGAATTCTACTATATGATAATCGATCCCTCATTCCCTCTCTCAGTTATAGCTCTCTCATATGCACATGTACCTTACGTGTTACTTTGTTTGTACGTGCTTTAATAAATAGTTTGGAAAGAATAAAACGGAAGACATTAATTATGAATATAAGTATTGAGACCGTCTGAAAATTTAGTTACTTGGCTATAAAATGTTACAAAATTATTGCAAGTTTGTGACGGATGTGGAGAAATAATTAGTTAGCTAGTCGAATATGATATGCATAATTAATGTGAACTGTCCCTTAGTTTTTAATCATATCTTTAAAAGTTGAATAAGGAGAAGAACACGATCCATCATGCCGGGTGCACTAGTTGTGGAAATTAAGATTAATTCTCCAATCACATAATCCATCCCTTTGGACAAAtaatgttatattattatatatccAAGGATTAGTGGAATGTTATAGGAATAACCTGTCAAATTTGTTTAATACTAGTATGATAACACGTATTTTCCATTatacatttatataatttataacaGTGATAATCTACTAAAATATTATAACATTGATAGTCGTATCGTATATAATTCACTATTAATCAAAAGACATTGTGGAAAATTAATTAGTTTTCCAAAATGTCTTTTTGGAGGGCTTAGAGTTACTCTGTTCttctttcaataaaaaaagagtttACTATGttctaagaaaaaaaaatgttaattgcccctaaatacaccacatttccttgaattctataattgcacatcacctttaaaatccgtcCCTAAATACATCACATTTCCTtaaattctacaattgcacatcacctttaaatccgccccaaaatacatcacctttatattttttctgcttttgcacatgactaaaaaatcctcaagaaataaattaaagtgttaatttataaatttaaatatctttttagcagcggaaatataataaaataaaattctttataaagtttaaaatcatatatatatatatatatatataaataaataatattttcgtaaagaaataaattctctaataaatttttagaaagaacttgaattaaaaaaataaacaagtcatgacattaagaaaataaaatgaaacttttattttaataaatttcacaCGAATTCGATATAATTTGGAATTTAGAGTTACAATAATCAAAAGTACCACATGAATAATATAATGAGTTTGAAAgaaacattttttattttatttttttaaagaggttcgacgcgcccattcgactctccaTGTGCCTCCAATGTCATTTAcctgaaatattaaatatgggaTAAACATACATAGTATActtagtgtgggaacatgcaattattgtctacgttaataaaatggtaacacatacgATCATAATATTCAAAACGACACAGTTTTGCCAATCTGGAAGCCACGTCATTAAAgtggtaacaccctaatctaattaaagtgttaaatataaatttaaatatctttttagcagcagaaatataataaaataaaattctttataaaaataaataaagaattttattttattatatttccgctgctaaaaagatatttaaatttatatattaacactttagtttatttcttgaggatttttttagtcatgtgcaaaaacagaaaaaatataaaggtgatgtattttggggcggatttaaaggtgatgtgcaattgtagaatccaaggaaaggtggtgtatttaggggcggATTTTAAaagtgatgtgcaattgtagaattcaaggaaatgtgGTGTATTTAGGAGCAATTAATCCAAAAAAATGACTTTTTGCCTTCTCCGAAATTTCGTCTTATAtactataaattttaaatatcttcaaaattcattaaaagaatttagggtttagagtatgatatgaaaatttattgaaaatgatggaaaCGATCGGTAGTTTACTGATtaagttattatttttatttaattgaagGATGAGAGGTTGGAATTTGTACATTGTTAATTTAATGATGTATGTAGGTGAAATTTAACAGCTAGCacattcttttttttataaattaataattaaatcaaaaaaaaaatcacgccATAGtgatttttaatataaattttttgatcTTATGTATTAACTATTCTACCGTCAGACCAATCTACACACACAATTTAACAGCACATTTGTTATAACTTATAATGTGCAAGACCTCATGACTAGATTATATTCAATTATCGACttattgtcaaaaaaaaaaaaaagttcaagaACAAAGACATGCGTAATATTAACTCTATTAACTCAAATCAGAAGCTACAATGTCTAGAAGTCAATCAGATATATAAATGGGCCTTCCAAACAAGAACATTAGAAGAAGTTGTTACAATGTTCGACAATGAGGTTATTTTGCCACGTACGTCTAGAATCAAGCTGCAGTATCATTTGCGACGTGCTTGCACATCTTAGATTTTTTGAGTAggtttcttcgcttccttcaaaaaaaaaagatagactTTTTCGGTATTATTCTATAGTATTGATAGTACGTAGATACACAAAATTATTCcatgaataattatataataaggTACGTACGCATACACTTTTATAATTAGGATTAGTGCTTCTAATTGTGTGAGACGCCAAAAGCAGGATTGCTTCGGGGACCGTGAGATCCACAAACGCCGACTCCGGTGACCGGACTCAAGTTGATCGATGGCGGCGCACCTTCTTGGCTAGGCGGTGTCAGACTGGTGATGCTCCAAAATGGAATGGGCGACTCCGCCCATATTAAAGCGTACAAAAGTCCTGATTTGTTTAAAAAAACCCAAATTTCAAGTGAATATTTGAAATCCTAGATCGTACAAGTTTAATTTTTATGTCTCTGATACTATGTTAAACCAAATGACAAAACATAATATTGGAAATTTTTAAAGTGTATTTTCTTATTGCTCAAAGCACATCTatatatttaatactattaatttatccaaaaaaaaaagcacTAAAACTAGGAAAGCTCTTTCATGCTCTACAAAATATACCATATATACAAATTTATATCTAACAccgaaaatataaaaatagtgTTCATTTAATACTAACAATATTAAGATGTCAGACCAAAAGTAAATAATTGAAGAATACAAATAAAAGATAGACAATATAAATTGACATCATCAATTTTGTGAAACACTGCACAATTTGTTTTCATTGAatgtaagaaaataaataactaatataAAGTatgaaaatacataaactttttgTCCCAAAGCTTTAATAATTTACTAAATTAATGCCAAAGGAATGACTCAATCCTAGCTATATGCTTGTGGAatagaaaatcaaataaagaaattataTCACTCCAAAACCTACCAAAGAGGAACGTTCTGGAGACAAGAATCCAAATACATTATTTATACGTGCAGTAAATTAtcataatgtagagaatatagtgttggaaatatggttttatgccatatctgaaaattattatttaattaaatatttattatttaattaaaattatgattgtatgttaatctacatctcgagtagatcaacgtgatatacttgaagtctcaaaaccgatttccgatgagtgagatattgtttgtcaaagtttggatgttgaagagggaaaataacatttgttatgttatcccacattggaaaacatagagatgtttttcatgtataagaatagcaaagcacatggagttgataaattgacttgtgggctagtgggcttgatctaagtactagcctcgcgcgcacacacacacgcgcgccgccgccgacgatcggaCGGACGGCCGTCCGCCGCGGCCGGatgggccgcggccaaggacttggatcttggatcttggtgctttggggtggtgtttggggcccaaactattttttggaccaactccactgggctttttatttattggcccaacagaatttattATTGGCCCAACTGTAAGCCCAGCCCACATCAGCAGCAGAAGCAGGTAGCAGAAGCACGCCAgtacgacttctgcatggcaacttcaattttgcagcttagtttcttcaatgactgcgcccaccggccatcatcttcaacatttacggcttccagccgtcggagtggaattcaatgtattgaattcatacttaccacatgtctataaataggcttgtggagagcatgcagaaaCAACCGACATACACTAACAAATACTGCATTCTGCCACTTCTACACACTCACTATTGCAtaacacttgtgctcagttcttgatcctattcagttcgccggagctcgtcggattgtggtgctacatccaccgagacgtagtcgttttacctttggggaagatacgccaaaccgaagagcactaccggggcgataattttcttgcgggaagagattcatctcgactcgactttgtttatacgtataatttatttatacagtgtttttcagttgtatcaaattatttgagttgtaatttctcaaattatttactttataatattttcaattattttgagtcgtaatttctcaaaataaatattttgtaatatctcaatcgtgtacccggttataacaatcgcaagaagattatttctctgtcgttgatacacgttcgagaaatggctcacaccgacgtcaatatggatggctccaccacctctgcaaccatcggttcaaccacgtcgtcaatattttcctcgtttgcatcaacgggggcttcatcgtcaacatctagaactattggtcttgccgagaaaccatcaacgttctcaggcaagaacttcaaatattggcaagagaagatgctattctacctcacaaccgtggggtttgccggattcttaatggaggataaacctccaaccccgagtgaaggggaaggggagacaagccaagaaattcgtgccggatatttgaactggtgtcgcggcgactacttgtgccgtaacaccgttctcatgtctctggacgaacggctctaccgtgttttcaaggttcatgaaaccgcgaaacaattgtgggaggcccttgatctaaagtatcaagtggacaacgcgaatactaccaagtatgtcgttgccaaatggttggaatataaaatggttgactcccgaccattgatggaccaagtggaagagttccaaaatctttcacatgaggttcaagccgaagggatgcccttggcggatgcattgctcgttgcaatcatcatagagaaattacctcctagttggaggaaatttcaaaaccttttgaagcatgagcgctcggagatgtccgtgccgatattgttatccaagcttcaaatggaggatcacgtgagaagtcgtgatcaaaagggaaaagctccgatggaggcaaaggccaatctcgccgagaaaggcggtccctccaacaaacgtggtcgccctaaccctaataataagggtaaagggaagcaaagcggtagtcaaccatcaaagtttgatggtgtatgttataattgtgacaaaaaaggtcacatggctaaggattgccgtaagccaaagcggaagaaagcaaatggcaacgtgaacaacgtcgagaaggacttcgacgattggaaccacgatgactttgctgccatgatctccgaggtgaatcatgtggacaacccgaacgcttggttcgtggacaccggcgctaccgtccatatatgcataaatcgtgagttgttccacaactacaaagaagtggaaaacaaaacgataatggaggctagcgaacggacatcccaagtccttggcatg
The sequence above is a segment of the Salvia miltiorrhiza cultivar Shanhuang (shh) unplaced genomic scaffold, IMPLAD_Smil_shh fragScaff_scaffold_19_1, whole genome shotgun sequence genome. Coding sequences within it:
- the LOC131002774 gene encoding protein NRT1/ PTR FAMILY 2.11-like — protein: METKEKENTELEVPTLDHDDDEAEINYRGLKVMPFIIGNETFEKLGAIGTLSNLQVYLTTVFNMKRISATSVVNIFNGTTNLATLLGAYLSDTYLGRYKTLGYGSVASLLGLLVVSLTAVFRNLHPPHCDNPGGSCVGADAGQMAFLVLGFSLMVVGAGGIRPCNLAFGADQFNPKTESGKRGIDSFFNWYYFTVTFAEIVSVTLVVYVQSNVSWSIGLAIPAIFMFVSCFLYFVASKMYVKVLPEGSPLASLAQVAVAAARKRRLSSPEQPWISLFSYTPPKSLNTKLPYTDQFRFLDKAAIISADDKINPEGSAAMPWRLCSMQQVEEAKCILRVIPVSLTAVLYHIGAQQQYVVFQALQSDRRLGTTSFEIPAASYVIFAMLTITLWVPLYDRLLKNRARITVLQRIGIGLFITIIESLVGALVERRRREAALSGASPMSAMWLVPQLALGGLAEAFNAIGQLEFYYKQFPENMRSIAGAFFFLGSAASNYAYSFLISTVHRMTAGDATGNWLPEDLNEGRLDYFYYLVAVLCALNFCYFLVCATWYRYKGAADGGAAAEMETKKLDHHSA